The Brachyspira sp. SAP_772 genome includes the window TAAAATTAATGTTATAAATATATTATTGCTTCCTTTTATATAGCTTTCTATAGAAGTAGCATTCTCTGGTTTTTCATCTGTTATGTTATTATTTGATATATCAACTTCTTCTCCATATATTACTTTGCTTTGAGGCTGTAAGCATATATTGTCTTTTGCTGAGCATAATTGATAAGTTACTTTTATAAAGTTAATTTTATTTATATCAACATCGTTTAATATGAACTCTTGTTCTCCTTTTATTATTATATCATCATGATACTTTTCACCTTCTGGATATGTTGTATTTATTTCTTTATTGTCTGCAAAAAATAATATTTTATTTGCTATTTTAGATTCTAAATAAGCATAATAACCATTTGGAATATTTGCTTTTACTGTAATTTTATTATCATTAGTTTCTAAAGTAAAATTAATTTCAGGGTTTTTATTTAAATAGTCGAACTGGTTTAAATTGATTAAATTATTATTCTGAGCAAAAGAAATACATGCTAAAGTAAAAATAAAAATTATAATATATTTAAAATACTTAAATTGATTTATATTCATTGATGTACCTCTTTTTATCATATTTACCATATATTTTGTTTGTATATTATAACATTTATTTTAGTATTTTGTTAAAAAATATTATTTTTAATAGTTATCTTTATAATAGAGTTTCTAAAAAATTATTTTGATTATTACATACCAAATAACTATAGTTTTTCAAAAAATTAGTTTTTTAAATTTATATATTTGTAAAGCTACAGTAATCACTTTTTCTCAAAGCTTTCCTGTAGCAAAAAAGTTAATAATAGATTTACAAAATTGACTTATATCTAATTATTACTTACTCTATGTTTAATATAATGCCTAAAATACAAAGTAATAGTTATTGCTATAATCATTATTATAGCAGCATATATAGATAAATCTTTATACTGCACTCCAAATGAAATTAATATTCCTCCGTATTTAGCACCTATAGCATTTCCTAAATTGAAAGAACTTTGATTAAATGTAGAAGCTAAATTCGGTGCCCCTTTAGCCTGCTCTACAACCAAAGACTGCAGCATAGGACATATTGCAAATCCCCCTATGCTCCAAGCTATCAAATCTATTATCATAGGTATAAGTTTTGTATTTACATATAACATTACAATTTGAATAATTATCATTAAAATCATTATTGAAATTAAAGATTTCATCAAACTCCTATCTCCAAGTTTTCCTCCTAAAAATGTTCCTGTAGTAAGTCCAGCACCTATATAAAATAGTATCTTTATAACAGTTTCTTTATTTACCATAGTAACTTTTTGAAGTATAGGATCTATATAAGTAAATATTGTAAATAAACTAGCTGATGTTAATACTGATAATAATAAAGGTATAAAAACTCTTCTATGTCTTAATATTTTAAATTCACTGATAACATCTCCGCTAGGCATAGGTAATTTTGAAGGAATTGATATAATCAATGCTAATATTGCAATCACTCCTATTGCACTGACAAGATAAAAAGTAGCTCTCCATCCAAATTGTTCTCCTATATGAGTACCTATAGGAACGCCCAAAATATTTGCCAAACTTACGCCCATAAATACTATTGCTATAGCCTGAGATCTCCTATTTTCTCCAGCCATATCTGAAGCAACAACAGATGCTATTCCAAAGAAAGTTCC containing:
- a CDS encoding MFS transporter gives rise to the protein MPFAIFMLTFSAFGIGTSEYVIMGLLSEVAKDLNISIPKAGTLVSMYAMGVVVGAPLLAILTMKLSRKITLISLMIMFIIGNILCAIAPNYNFLMVARVLAALCHGTFFGIASVVASDMAGENRRSQAIAIVFMGVSLANILGVPIGTHIGEQFGWRATFYLVSAIGVIAILALIISIPSKLPMPSGDVISEFKILRHRRVFIPLLLSVLTSASLFTIFTYIDPILQKVTMVNKETVIKILFYIGAGLTTGTFLGGKLGDRSLMKSLISIMILMIIIQIVMLYVNTKLIPMIIDLIAWSIGGFAICPMLQSLVVEQAKGAPNLASTFNQSSFNLGNAIGAKYGGILISFGVQYKDLSIYAAIIMIIAITITLYFRHYIKHRVSNN